The region CAACACGTCGCCCGGACGCATCATGACGTTCGCCGAAATATCGCCATTCTTCAATAGATCGTCGAGCCGCACGCGCAGCTGCTGCTGGCTGCCATCGCGCAGGCGGATGATGCTGGCCTTGTTGCCCGCGGCGAAATCGGTGATGCCGCCGACGGCGATCAGCACGTCCATCAGCGACATGCCGAGCCGGTATGGCAGCGCCTGCGGCTTGGCCGCCTCGCCGATGACGCGGATCTGCTCGCCATACGGCCCCGAGAAGTTGGTGACGATGACGGTCACCACCGGTTGCTGGATGAACTTGCTCAACGCCTGCTCGATGTCGCGCGCCAGCTGGGTCGACGTCTTGCCGCTCGCTTCCAGGTCTTCCACCAGCGGCGTGGTGATCTTGCCGTCGGGCCGCACGGCCACCGTCAGCGACACTTCCGGGTTGCGCCAGACGATGATGTTGACGGAATCGCCCGGCCCGATCAGGTAGTCGTGCTGGGGCGCGCTGTCGTCGGCGGGCGCCAGCGGATGACGCGTGCCGCAGGCGCCCAGCAGGCCGCCCGCCGCCAGGGCCAGCGCGCGCAGGACTAAGGTACGGCGGAACAGATTCATGCTGGGCCTCTTCGAGTCGATGGCGCACCAGGTGGCGCACCAAGCCGCCGGCCGCGCAGAAGCAGCCTGGGCCGCGAACTCCTATGATTATTAAAACGCGGCAAGGGAACCTTGAGGCGTATCAAGAAGCAATCATCTTGGGAAATCTTGCCCGGCAACGGTCCTATACTTTGCTTACTCGACAAGCATTTGCCGCATCGGGCTGCCGTTTCCACGCCGCCGGCCCCGCTATTGCGCAGCATCGTCACCGGAAGGAAGCGACATGGAGCAATTGATACAGCAACTGCTGTCCAGCCTGAAGGGCATCTGGAAATACCGCTGGCATGCCGTGCTCGTCGCCTGGCTGGTGAGCATCGCCGGCTTCATCAAGGTCATCACCCTGCCCGACGATTACCAGACCCGGGCGCGCGTGTTTGTCGATACGCAAACCATCCTCAAGCCGCTGATGGCCGGCATGACCAGCGTGCCGAACACGGAGCAGCAGGTGGCCATCATGAGCCGCACCCTGCTCAGCCGTCCCAACGTGGAGCGCGTCATGCGCATGGTCGACCTCGACCTCGACTCGAAGACCGTGCGCGAACATGAGGCCCAGCTCGATGACCTGATGAGCCGCATCAAGATCAGCGGCACGAATGCCTACGATATCTACACCATCAGCTACAACGGGCGCGACCCGAAGCTGGTGCGCGACGTCGTGCAAAGCCTGCTGACCATCTTTGTCGAAGGCAGTTTCCAGGGGAAAAAAGGCGATTCGCAGAAAGCCGTGCAATTCATCGACGAGCAGATCAAGAATTACGAGGACAAGCTGAGCGCGGCGGAAAACCTCGTGAAGGAATTCAAGATCCGCAACAACCTGCTGCTGCCGCGCCAGGGCATCGACTATGGCAGCCAGCTGCTGATGTCGTCCGATAGCCTGAACAATGCCAAGCTGGAACTGGTCGAGGCGGAACAGTCGCGCAAGGCCATCCTCAGCCAGATCGAAGGCGACGAACCGGTGCTCGACCTTGAACCGAACGCGGCCGCCATCACGAATCCCGAACTCGACGAGCGCATCGCCTCGCTCAACAAGAACCTCGACAGCCTGCGCATGCAGTTTACAGAATTGCATCCCGATATTATTTCCTCGAAGCGCCTGGTGGCCCAGCTGGAAGAACGCAAGATCGAGGAAAGCAAGCTGAAGGCGGCGTCCGGCGATCCGGGCAAGAATTACAGCCCCATGCTGCAGCAGCTGAAAGTGGCGCTGACGGACGCCGACGCCAAGGTGGCCGCCATCAAGGCCCGCGTGCAGGAATACAGCGCGCGCAACGAGCGGCTGCTGGCGCAAAGCAATGCCGTGCCCGAGGTGGAATCGCAGCTGGCGCAGCTCAACCGCGACTACATCATCAACAAGGAAAACTATGAAAAGCTGATCGGCCGGCGCGAAGCGGCCAAGCTGTCGGGCGAACTCAGTTCCACCACCGACATGATGGCCTTCAAGATCATCGACCCGCCCACCGTGCAGTACGCGCCCGTCGGCCCGAACCGCCCACTGCTGTTCAGCGCGGCGCTGGGCGCGGCCCTGGTGGCCGGCATCGCCACGGCCCTCCTGATCAGCCAGGTGCGCCCCACCTTCCTCAGTCCGGCCGAACTGCGCGAAGCGACGGGCTTGAGCGTGCTGGGCACCGTGTCGATGAACTGGACGCCGCTGCAGCAGGTGCGCCGCCGGCGCGCCCGCTATGGCTTCGGCGCCTGCCTCGGCAGCCTGTTCATGCTGTACGGCGTGGTCATGACGGCCGCGCTGCTGAAATTCTAAGCCAGGGCCTGGCCCGGGGAGCAAGCATGCATAGCAACGGCAAGGAAGAACCGAACATGGGGCGCGTGGACGAGGCCGGCGTGCCGCCTGGCGCCGATGGTGCGTCCGAAGCGGCGGCGCAGCTATCGCCGCGCTACCGCACCCTGAACCTGGCCCGGCTGCAGGAACAGGGCATGCTCACGCACGACGGCGGACGCAGTTCCGTGGCCGAGGATTTCCGCATCATCAAGCGCCCGCTGCTGCGCCAGGCGCGCGCCGGCGGCGCCGAGGCCATCCGCCACGGCAACCTGATCGTCGTCACCAGCGCCATGCCCGGCGAAGGCAAGACCTACTGCGCCGTCAACCTGGCCATGAGCATCGCCATGGAGATGGATATCACGGTGCTGCTGGTGGACGCCGACGTGGCGCGCCCGTCCGTGCTGAAAGTGCTGGGCCTGGCGCCGGAACCGGGGCTGATGGACGTGCTGCTCGACGAGCAGCTGGAAATGGCGGACGTCATCCTGAAGACGAATGTCGCCAACCTGAGCATCCTGCCGGCCGGGCGCAGCAACCGGCACGCGACGGAATTGCTGGCCAGCCGCGCCATGAGCCGCTTGCTGGCGGAGATCGCCAGCCGCTACGCGGACCGCGTCGTCGTCTTCGACTCGCCGCCGCTGCTGATCACCAGCGAAGCGCACGCGCTGGTGGGACAGATGGGGCAAGTGGTGATGGTGGTGGAGGCGGAAACGACGACCCAGCATGCCGTCAAGGAAGCGCTGCGCCAGATCGAGGCGTGCGAACACATCCATTTGATTTACAACAAGACCAAGTCATTTCCGGGTAACGACTACTACGGTTATGGCTATTACGACTAGGCGCAGGCCGCCGCTGTTGTCAAGCCTGCCGCTGCTGCCGCTGTCCCTGTTCCTGCTGCCCGCGCCGGCCAGCGCCGTCGACTGGCTGGTGAAGCCGTCGCTGCGATTGCGCGAAAGCTATACGGATAACGCCCTGCGCGCGGCGCCCGAGCGCGCGCAGTCCGACTTCATCACGGAAATCGCGCCCGCCATCGCCCTCGTCGGCAACGGCCCGCGCCTGCGCGTGCACCTCGACTACAGCTGGCACAAATTCCTGTACGCGCGCCGCGCCGACACGGACAGCCACCAATTGCGCGCCGCCGGCGACGCCGAGCTGGTACAGGACTGGTTCTTCGTCGACGCGGCCGCCAGCGTCAGCCGGCGCAACATCTCGCCGTTCGGCCCGCAGGTGATCGACGACTTGCCCGACACGGAAAACGCCAGCACCGTGCGCACCACCAGCATCAGCCCCTACCTGCGCCACCGCTTCCGCGGCGTGGCCACGGCCGAGCTGCGCTACACGCGCAACGCGGTGGCCAGCGGCGGCGACCTGCTGTCCGTGCACAGCGACGAAGTGGAATTGCTGCTGGCCGGCGAGCCGCGCGGCGCCGGCTGGACGTGGAATGCCAGCCACGACGTGCGCCGCACGCAGGACAGCCGGCTGGCGCCGCTGCGCATGGAACGCCGCAGCGCGGGCCTGCGCTACCCGCTCAGCAGCAAATGGGCGGCCACGGCCAGCGGCGGCATGGAGCGCGAAGGCTATGCATCGGTCACGGGCAAGGCGCCGCAGGGCCGCTTCTGGTCGCTGGGCACCGTATGGACGCCGTCGCCGCGCACCAGCGTCGCCTTCAGCACGGGCAAGCGCTACTTTGGCCACACGTACAGCCTGGACGCCAATTTCCTGCAGCGCCACACGAGCTGGCAGCTCAGCTACAACGAAAACATCACCAGCCTGCCCGCGCAAATGCAGCGCCTGGGCGACCGCGACGCGGCCAAGCTGCTCGATCAGTTGTGGCGCGGTATCTTTCCCAACGCCATAGACCGCCGCCTGCGCATCGACGCCTTCCTGCGCTACGCCAACGGACTGGGACCGGAACTGGGCGCCATCAATTACTTCAGCCACCGTTATTTCCTGCAAAAGCAGGCTAAGCTCAGCATGGCGCGCGCGACGGCAAAAAGCACCGTGGTCTTCGGCATCAACGCCGTCGACCGCACGGCGCAAACGGCCAGCGGCATCGACAGCATCCTGCTGCCCGGCGTGGAATTCGGCAGCGAAGACCGCACGCGCCAGGTCGGTACCAGTCTCGGCTGGAACTGGCAACTCTCCTCGCGCAGCAGCCTGAACCTCAATGCCGGCTATGCCAGCGTGCGCTCGCTGAGCGTGCCCCGGCGCGACGGCAACGCCACCGTAACGGCCGGCTACAGCCGCCTCCTGCAACCGAAAGTGACGGCCAGCATCGACGTGCGGCACACGCGGCATACCAGCAACCGCGGCGGCGGCTACCGCGAAAACGGCGTCAGCGCCACGCTCAACATGCAGTTTTAGGAGGCCGCCATGACCACGCCACGCCCGCGCAATGCGCTGACCATCGACGTCGAGGATTACTTCCAGGTCTCCGCCTTCGCGCCGCATATCGCCCGCGCCGACTGGCCGCGCCTCGAATGCCGCGTCGAGGCCAACATCGAGCGCATCCTGCTGCTGCTCGAGCGCCGCCGCATCCACGCCACCTTTTTTACCCTGGGCTGGATCGCCGAGCGCTATCCGGCCATGCTGCGGCGCATCGCCGCCGCCGGACACGAGGTGGCCAGCCACGGCTACGCCCACCTGCGCGCCTCGGCGCAGTCGCCGGCCGATTTCGCCGCCGACGTGCGCGTAAGCAAAACCATCCTGGAACAGTTGACGGGCCGCGCCGTGCACGGCTACCGGGCGCCCAGCTTTTCCATTGGCGCCGCCAACCTGTGGGCCTTCGACGTGCTGCAGGAAGCTGGTTACCGCTACAGTTCCAGCATCTACCCGATCCGCCACGACCATTACGGCATGCCGGACGCGCCCCGCTTCGCCTGGCGCCCGCGCGGGCCGCAAGGCGTGCTGGAATTGCCCGTCAGTACCGTGCGCCTGGGCGGGCGCAATGTGCCGGCCGGCGGCGGCGGCTATTTCCGCCTGCTGCCGTATGCACTGTCGCGCTGGCTTTTGCGACGCATCAATTCGCGCGACGGGCAAGCTGGCATATTCTATTTTCATCCCTGGGAAATCGATCCCGGCCAGCCGCGCCCGGCCGGCCTGAGCGCCAGGACGCGCTGGCGCCACTACCTGAACCTGGGGCGCATGGAAGCGCGGCTGGCGCGTTTGACGCGCGACTTCGCCTGGGACCGCATGGACCGTATCTTTCTGGAAAGCACATGATGCACGAGGCCAGCCTTCCTCTCGACTGCCCGGCGCCACCGGCCGCCAGCGTGCTGCCATTTCCCGGCGCCATCGCGGTACGGCAGCTGCCGTCGCAGCGGCACGCGCATGCGCGCTGGGACGCCTTCGTCCAGGCTTGCCCCGACGCCACCTTCTTTCACCGGGCCGGCTGGCAAACCATCATGGAGCAAGGCTTCGGCCACGACAGCTATTTCCTGTACGCCGAACACGATGGCCGCATCTGCGGCGTGCTGCCGCTGGTGCACCTGCGCAGCCGCCTGTTCGGCAAGGCCCTCGTCTCGCTGCCGTTCTGCGTGTATGGCGGCATCGCCGGCGCCAGCGCCGCCGCGCGCGAGGCGCTCGATGGCGCGGCGCAGGCGCTGGCGCAGCGCCTGGGCGTGGGCCACCTCGAATACCGCTGGCGCGACGACGGCGCCAGCCATGGACTGGCGCAAGACGGCTGGCTGCGGCGTCCCCTGTATGCGACGTTCCGCCGAATCCTGCACCCCGACGCCGAGCAGAACCTGCTGGCGATTCCCCGCAAGCAGCGCGCCGTCGTGCGCAAGGGCATCGCCAACGGCTTGCACAGCGCCATCGACTACGACCTCGAACGGTTCTACCCGATCTATGCGGACAGCGTGCACCGGCTCGGCACGCCCGTCTTCGCGCGCCGCCATTTTGCCCTGCTGCGCGCCGTGTTCGGCGCCGATTGCGACATCCTCACCGTCTATCACGGCCAGCAGGCGCAGGCGAGCGTGCTCGTGTTCTATTTCCGCGATGAAGTGCTGCCGTATTACGGCGGCGGCAGCGTGCTGGCGCGCAACACGGGCGCCAACGACTTCCTGTACTGGGAAACGATGCGCCGCGCCTGCGCGCGCGGCTGCCGCCTGTTCGATTTCGGCCGCAGCAAGCTGGGCACGGGCGCCTACGATTTCAAGAAGAACTGGGGCTTCGCGCCGCAGCCGCTGCCATACGCGTACCGGCTGGTGCGCGCCACCCAACTCCCCGAGGTCAATCCCCTGAATCCGAAATACGCGCTGTCCATCCGCGTCTGGCGCCGCCTGCCGCTGCCGCTGGCCAACCTGCTGGGGCCGCATATCGTGCGGCAACTGGGTTAGCCATGCGCGATCTCCTGTACCTGGTGCACCGCATCCCGTATCCGCCCAACAAGGGCGACAAGATACGCTCGTGGCACATGCTGCAGTACCTGAGCCGGCATTTCCGCGTGCACCTGGGCTGTTTCATCGACGACGAGGCCGACTGGCAGCACGCGAACACCGTGGCCGCGCTGTGCGCCAGTTCGCGCTTCATCGACCTGCGGCGCGGCGCGGCGCGCTGGCGCGCGGCGCAGGCGCTGCTGTCGCGGCAATCCATGAGCGTGCACTACTACCGCGACCCGCGCCTGCTGCAATGGGTGGACGGCGTGCTGGCCGACGGCAGGGTGCGCCACGCGCTCGCCTATTCGGGGCCCATGGCGCAATATGTCGACGGCAGCGCGGGTCGGCCGCTGCACCGCGTGATCGACTTTGTCGACGTCGATTCCGACAAATGGCGCCAGTACGCCGACAGTAAGCCATGGCCGTTGTCGCAGCTGTACCGGCGCGAGGCGGGCTTGCTGCTGCAGTATGAACGCCATATCGCGCAGCAGTTTACGGCCGCCAGCTTCGTCTCCCAGGCCGAGGCGGCCCTGTTCCGCCAGTGCGCGCCCATGGCGCGCCGCAAGACCGGGCATTTCAACAACGGCGTCGACGCCGCCTATTTCGCCCCGCCCGCGCCGGCGCCGGCGGGCGCGGACACCGGCCCGTACGCACCCGGCGCGCAGGTGCTGGTATTTACGGGCGCCATGGATTACTGGCCGAATATCGACGCCGTGCAATGGTTCGTGCGCCACGTCTGGCCCGCGCTGCGGCGCCAGTTCCCCCAGCTGCAGTTCTATATCGTCGGCAGCCGTCCCGCCGCGGCCGTGACGGCGCTGGCCAGGGTGGCCGGCGTGACCGTGACCGGCAGCGTGCCCGACATCCGTCCCTACCTGGCCGGCGCGGCGCTGGCCGTGGCGCCGCTGCGCATCGCCCGCGGCGTACAGAACAAGGTGCTCGAGGCGATGGCGATGGGCAAGATCGTCCTCGCCACGCCGCAGGCGCTGGAGGGCATCGCCGCCCAGCCAGGGCTGGAATTGCTGCTGGCGCGCGACGACGCCGAATTCATCCACCACGCGGCGCGCGTGCTGCGCAACCAGCACGGCGGCGACGGCGGCGCGGCCATCGGCACGGCGGCACGCCAGCTGATATTGCAGGAGTATGACTGGGAGAAAAACCTGCAGGCGCTGGGCGCCATGCTGGGCCTGGCGCAGGCAGACGCCGTACCCAAGCCTGGCCCCGGCCCCGACCACGGCGCCGCGCCAGCCACCGGCATCGCCAGCCTTGCCCCCTCGCGCCCGGCGCGGGAACCGTCCACATGAGTGCGCGCCTCGACAGCCTGGCGCCGCCGCCCGATGCGCTGGCCTTGCCGCCAGCGTCCAGCGTGCCCGATGGGCGGCGCAACAGCGCCCTGCCTGCCCTGCTGCTGGCCCTGGCCGCCATCGTGCTGCTGTACCACGCCACCTTCTGGTCGATGCTGGAGCTGTGGTCGCGTTCGCAAACCTTCGCGCACGGCTACCTGATCGTGCCCATCTGCGCCTGGCTGGCCTGGCGCCGGCGTGCCCGGCTGGCCGCGCTGGCGCCGCAACCGTCGGCGGCCGGCTTGCTGCTGCTGGCCGCGCTGGGCCTGGCCTGGCTGCTGGCCGACGCGGCCAACGTGCAGGTGGTGGAACAGTACGCGGCCACGGCCATGCTGCCGGCCTGCGTGCTGGCCATCCTCGGGCTGCCGGCCGTGCGCCTGCTGGCCTTCCCGCTCGCCTATCTGTTCCTCGCCGTGCCGTTCGGCGAAGTCTTCCTCGAACCGCTGATCGACTTCACGGCCGCCTTCACGGTGACGGCGCTGCAGCTGACGGGCGTGCCGGTGTTCCGCGATGGCAACAATTTCTCTCTGCCCAGCGGCAACTGGTCGGTGGTCGAGGCGTGCAGCGGCTTGCGCTACCTGATCGCCGCGCTGGCCCTGGGTGCCCTGTTCGCCCACCTGCACTTCCACAGCACGCGCCGGCGCCTGGCCATCATGGCGTGCGCGCTGCTCGTGCCCATCCTCGCCAACGGCGTGCGCGCCTACCTGATCGTGATGCTGGGCCACCTGAGCAATATGCGCCTGGCCGTGGGGGTCGACCACCTGGTCTACGGCTGGCTGTTCTTTGGCGCGGTGGCGCTGCTGCTGTTCTGGATCGCCGCGCGCTGGCGCGAATTGCCGCCCGCCCGCGCGACCGTCGCCGCCGCGCCGCTGCCACCCCAGCCGCCGGGCCGGAACCGCGCCCATCCGCGCGCCACCGTCCGCGCCGCGCTGGCCTGCCTGGCGATCGCCGCGCTGTGGCCCGCGCTGGGCTGGCGCCAGCACGACGCTGTCCTGTCCGCGCCGCCGCCCGCCGCGCTGGCCTTGCCCGATCCGCCCGCCTGGCGGCGCCTGCCCGCCGTGCCGCCCGCCTGGCAAGCGCCATTTTCCGGCGCTCCCGCGCAATGGCTGGCCACGTATGCGCGCGATGGCGACGATGGCGGCGCCCAGGTGGGGCTGCAGCTGGCCTGGTATGCGCGCCAGGCGCGCGATGCCGAGCTGCTGACGCACCAGGGCATGCCGTATGGCGCGCGCTGGATGGCGCTGGCGCACGGCCAGCGGCACGTCAGCGTGGGCCATGGCGCGACGGACGGCCTGCTTGCCGTGCGTGAAAGCGTGCTGGCGCACGGCGGCGAACGGCTGCTGCTGTGGCGCGTCTACCGCCAGGGCGGCGTGCTGACGGCCGAACCGGTGCTGGTGAAGCTGCTGCTGGCCAGGGCCAAGCTGCTGGGCACGCGCCAGGATGGTGCCGAAATCCTCGTCTTCGCCAGCTACGACGAACTGGCGCCGCCGCCGCGCGCGGCCCTGCACGCGTTCCTGCGCGCAGCCCTGCCGGCCATCGAACAACGCTTGCAGGAGTTGCCGCATGGCCGATGACAGCGTCGTGGCAAGCGGGATCGCGGGCAGCGGGACGGCGCGCGCCGCCCCGCTGATCGTGCACGTGATCCACCAGCTCGACGTGGGCGGCCTGGAAAACGGCCTGGTGAACCTGCTCAACCACCTGCCGCCCGGACGCTACCGGCACGCCATCGTCTGCCTGAAGAACGCCACCGCCTTCCGCCAGCGCCTGACGGCGCCCGGCGTCGACATCATCAGCCTGGGCAAGCGCGAAGGCAAGGACTGGCCCCATTACCTGCACCTGTACCGCGTGCTGAAACAGCTGCGGCCGGCGCTCGTGCATACGCGCAACCTGGGCTGCATCGAGGCGCAGCTGCTGGCCTGGCTGGCCGGCGTGCGCCTGCGCGTGCATGGCGAACACGGGCGCGACATCGACGACTTACACGGCACCAGCCGCAAATACCGGCTGCTGCGCAAATGCATGCTGCCGCTGGTGCAGCACTTCATCGCCGTCAGCGCCGACCTCGGGCAATGGCTGGTGGATGCCATCGGCGCCGCGCCGGCCCACGTGACGCACATCGGCAATGGCGTCGACAGCGTGCAATTCCACCCGCGCCTGGGGCCGACGGCCGCCGTCGGGCCGCCCGGCTTCCTGTGCAACGGCGCCTTCGTCATCGGCAGCGTGGGCCGCATGGCCGCCGTCAAGGATTACGCCTCGCTGGTGCAAGCCTTCTTGCTGCTGCTGGCGCAGCCGGGCGCCCGTGCGCGCCTGCGCCTGATGCTGATCGGCGACGGGCCGTGCCGCCAGCAGTGCCTGGCCATGCTGGAGCGGGCCGGCGCGGCGCACCTGGCCTGGCTGCCCGGCGCGCGCGACGACGTGGCGCAGCTGCTGCGCGCGATGGACCTGTTCGTGCTGCCCTCGCTGGCCGAAGGCAGTTCCAACACCATCCTCGAAGCCATGGCCACGGGCTTGCCCATCGTCGCCACCCAGGTGGGCGGCAATGCGGAACTGGTGCAGTCGGGCTGGAGCGGCACGCTGGTGCCGGCCGGTTCGCCCGAGATGCTGGCCGACGCCATCCTCGACTATTACAGCATGCCGGAACTGGGTCCGCGCCACGGCGCGCGCGGGAGGCGCCAAGTGCTGGC is a window of Janthinobacterium sp. 1_2014MBL_MicDiv DNA encoding:
- a CDS encoding XrtA/PEP-CTERM system exopolysaccharide export protein, whose product is MNLFRRTLVLRALALAAGGLLGACGTRHPLAPADDSAPQHDYLIGPGDSVNIIVWRNPEVSLTVAVRPDGKITTPLVEDLEASGKTSTQLARDIEQALSKFIQQPVVTVIVTNFSGPYGEQIRVIGEAAKPQALPYRLGMSLMDVLIAVGGITDFAAGNKASIIRLRDGSQQQLRVRLDDLLKNGDISANVMMRPGDVLLIPESFF
- a CDS encoding XrtA system polysaccharide chain length determinant produces the protein MEQLIQQLLSSLKGIWKYRWHAVLVAWLVSIAGFIKVITLPDDYQTRARVFVDTQTILKPLMAGMTSVPNTEQQVAIMSRTLLSRPNVERVMRMVDLDLDSKTVREHEAQLDDLMSRIKISGTNAYDIYTISYNGRDPKLVRDVVQSLLTIFVEGSFQGKKGDSQKAVQFIDEQIKNYEDKLSAAENLVKEFKIRNNLLLPRQGIDYGSQLLMSSDSLNNAKLELVEAEQSRKAILSQIEGDEPVLDLEPNAAAITNPELDERIASLNKNLDSLRMQFTELHPDIISSKRLVAQLEERKIEESKLKAASGDPGKNYSPMLQQLKVALTDADAKVAAIKARVQEYSARNERLLAQSNAVPEVESQLAQLNRDYIINKENYEKLIGRREAAKLSGELSSTTDMMAFKIIDPPTVQYAPVGPNRPLLFSAALGAALVAGIATALLISQVRPTFLSPAELREATGLSVLGTVSMNWTPLQQVRRRRARYGFGACLGSLFMLYGVVMTAALLKF
- a CDS encoding XrtA-associated tyrosine autokinase, giving the protein MHSNGKEEPNMGRVDEAGVPPGADGASEAAAQLSPRYRTLNLARLQEQGMLTHDGGRSSVAEDFRIIKRPLLRQARAGGAEAIRHGNLIVVTSAMPGEGKTYCAVNLAMSIAMEMDITVLLVDADVARPSVLKVLGLAPEPGLMDVLLDEQLEMADVILKTNVANLSILPAGRSNRHATELLASRAMSRLLAEIASRYADRVVVFDSPPLLITSEAHALVGQMGQVVMVVEAETTTQHAVKEALRQIEACEHIHLIYNKTKSFPGNDYYGYGYYD
- a CDS encoding TIGR03016 family PEP-CTERM system-associated outer membrane protein; the encoded protein is MSSLPLLPLSLFLLPAPASAVDWLVKPSLRLRESYTDNALRAAPERAQSDFITEIAPAIALVGNGPRLRVHLDYSWHKFLYARRADTDSHQLRAAGDAELVQDWFFVDAAASVSRRNISPFGPQVIDDLPDTENASTVRTTSISPYLRHRFRGVATAELRYTRNAVASGGDLLSVHSDEVELLLAGEPRGAGWTWNASHDVRRTQDSRLAPLRMERRSAGLRYPLSSKWAATASGGMEREGYASVTGKAPQGRFWSLGTVWTPSPRTSVAFSTGKRYFGHTYSLDANFLQRHTSWQLSYNENITSLPAQMQRLGDRDAAKLLDQLWRGIFPNAIDRRLRIDAFLRYANGLGPELGAINYFSHRYFLQKQAKLSMARATAKSTVVFGINAVDRTAQTASGIDSILLPGVEFGSEDRTRQVGTSLGWNWQLSSRSSLNLNAGYASVRSLSVPRRDGNATVTAGYSRLLQPKVTASIDVRHTRHTSNRGGGYRENGVSATLNMQF
- a CDS encoding XrtA system polysaccharide deacetylase, yielding MTTPRPRNALTIDVEDYFQVSAFAPHIARADWPRLECRVEANIERILLLLERRRIHATFFTLGWIAERYPAMLRRIAAAGHEVASHGYAHLRASAQSPADFAADVRVSKTILEQLTGRAVHGYRAPSFSIGAANLWAFDVLQEAGYRYSSSIYPIRHDHYGMPDAPRFAWRPRGPQGVLELPVSTVRLGGRNVPAGGGGYFRLLPYALSRWLLRRINSRDGQAGIFYFHPWEIDPGQPRPAGLSARTRWRHYLNLGRMEARLARLTRDFAWDRMDRIFLEST
- a CDS encoding FemAB family XrtA/PEP-CTERM system-associated protein; amino-acid sequence: MHEASLPLDCPAPPAASVLPFPGAIAVRQLPSQRHAHARWDAFVQACPDATFFHRAGWQTIMEQGFGHDSYFLYAEHDGRICGVLPLVHLRSRLFGKALVSLPFCVYGGIAGASAAAREALDGAAQALAQRLGVGHLEYRWRDDGASHGLAQDGWLRRPLYATFRRILHPDAEQNLLAIPRKQRAVVRKGIANGLHSAIDYDLERFYPIYADSVHRLGTPVFARRHFALLRAVFGADCDILTVYHGQQAQASVLVFYFRDEVLPYYGGGSVLARNTGANDFLYWETMRRACARGCRLFDFGRSKLGTGAYDFKKNWGFAPQPLPYAYRLVRATQLPEVNPLNPKYALSIRVWRRLPLPLANLLGPHIVRQLG
- a CDS encoding TIGR03087 family PEP-CTERM/XrtA system glycosyltransferase — encoded protein: MRDLLYLVHRIPYPPNKGDKIRSWHMLQYLSRHFRVHLGCFIDDEADWQHANTVAALCASSRFIDLRRGAARWRAAQALLSRQSMSVHYYRDPRLLQWVDGVLADGRVRHALAYSGPMAQYVDGSAGRPLHRVIDFVDVDSDKWRQYADSKPWPLSQLYRREAGLLLQYERHIAQQFTAASFVSQAEAALFRQCAPMARRKTGHFNNGVDAAYFAPPAPAPAGADTGPYAPGAQVLVFTGAMDYWPNIDAVQWFVRHVWPALRRQFPQLQFYIVGSRPAAAVTALARVAGVTVTGSVPDIRPYLAGAALAVAPLRIARGVQNKVLEAMAMGKIVLATPQALEGIAAQPGLELLLARDDAEFIHHAARVLRNQHGGDGGAAIGTAARQLILQEYDWEKNLQALGAMLGLAQADAVPKPGPGPDHGAAPATGIASLAPSRPAREPST
- the xrtA gene encoding exosortase A gives rise to the protein MSARLDSLAPPPDALALPPASSVPDGRRNSALPALLLALAAIVLLYHATFWSMLELWSRSQTFAHGYLIVPICAWLAWRRRARLAALAPQPSAAGLLLLAALGLAWLLADAANVQVVEQYAATAMLPACVLAILGLPAVRLLAFPLAYLFLAVPFGEVFLEPLIDFTAAFTVTALQLTGVPVFRDGNNFSLPSGNWSVVEACSGLRYLIAALALGALFAHLHFHSTRRRLAIMACALLVPILANGVRAYLIVMLGHLSNMRLAVGVDHLVYGWLFFGAVALLLFWIAARWRELPPARATVAAAPLPPQPPGRNRAHPRATVRAALACLAIAALWPALGWRQHDAVLSAPPPAALALPDPPAWRRLPAVPPAWQAPFSGAPAQWLATYARDGDDGGAQVGLQLAWYARQARDAELLTHQGMPYGARWMALAHGQRHVSVGHGATDGLLAVRESVLAHGGERLLLWRVYRQGGVLTAEPVLVKLLLARAKLLGTRQDGAEILVFASYDELAPPPRAALHAFLRAALPAIEQRLQELPHGR
- a CDS encoding TIGR03088 family PEP-CTERM/XrtA system glycosyltransferase, whose protein sequence is MADDSVVASGIAGSGTARAAPLIVHVIHQLDVGGLENGLVNLLNHLPPGRYRHAIVCLKNATAFRQRLTAPGVDIISLGKREGKDWPHYLHLYRVLKQLRPALVHTRNLGCIEAQLLAWLAGVRLRVHGEHGRDIDDLHGTSRKYRLLRKCMLPLVQHFIAVSADLGQWLVDAIGAAPAHVTHIGNGVDSVQFHPRLGPTAAVGPPGFLCNGAFVIGSVGRMAAVKDYASLVQAFLLLLAQPGARARLRLMLIGDGPCRQQCLAMLERAGAAHLAWLPGARDDVAQLLRAMDLFVLPSLAEGSSNTILEAMATGLPIVATQVGGNAELVQSGWSGTLVPAGSPEMLADAILDYYSMPELGPRHGARGRRQVLAEHSLPAMAGAYLAVYDRLTGAQQPSPLSTYP